A genomic stretch from Neomonachus schauinslandi chromosome 16, ASM220157v2, whole genome shotgun sequence includes:
- the LOC110573002 gene encoding LOW QUALITY PROTEIN: vomeronasal type-1 receptor 4-like (The sequence of the model RefSeq protein was modified relative to this genomic sequence to represent the inferred CDS: inserted 1 base in 1 codon), with protein sequence MATRDLAVGVIFSIQTVVGILGNFSLLYHYLLLYFTACRPKSTDLIVKNLTVANILVLFFLGIPNTMSSFGWYHIFNDFGCIFFPCVHGVGRGVSIGTTCLLSVFQAFIISPRNSRWAALKEKALKCIVPSTVLCWVLXILVNILYPLFLTSILNNKNITKRKSFRCCSSVCHDKTRDSLYAALLSFPDVLCLGLMIWASGSMVFILYRHRQRVQHVLRTNVSSPSSPESTATKTILLLVNTFVYFFNTLSSAFRIILSVFDNLDWCLLSIPSVITLCFPTVSPFLLMGCDCSVLMPSFLWLRNIKSLCLMRNM encoded by the exons ATGGCCACCAGGGATCTCGCAGTAGGAGTGATCTTCTCAATACAGACTGTGGTTGGAATCCTGGGGAACTTCTCTCTTCTTTACCATTATCTTCTCCTTTATTTCACTGCGTGTAGGCCAAAGTCCACAGATTTGATTGTCAAAAATCTGACTGTAGCCAACATTTTGGTCCTGTTCTTTCTTGGAATACCCAATACAATGTCATCTTTTGGGTGGTATCACATCTTCAATGATTTTGGATGCATATTTTTTCCCTGTGTtcatggggtgggcaggggagtgTCCATTGGCACCACCTGCCTCCTGAGTGTCTTCCAGGCCTTCATCATCAGCCCTAGGAACTCCAGGTGGGCAGCGCTTAAAGAGAAAGCTCTCAAGTGCATTGTCCCTTCAACTGTCTTGTGCTGGGTCT CGATACTGGTAAATATCCTGTATCCCCTGTTTCTGACTAGCATTTTGAACAACAAAAacatcacaaagagaaaaagtttCAGATGCTGTTCTTCAGTTTGTCATGACAAAACCAGAGACTCATTGTATGCAGCATTGTTATCATTCCCTGATGTGTTATGTTTGGGGCTCATGATCTGGGCCAGCGGCTCCATGGTCTTCATCCTGTACAGGCACAGACAGAGGGTCCAACACGTTCTTAGGACCAACGTCTCCTCCCCATCATCGCCTGAGTCCACAGCCACCAAAACCATCCTTCTCCTGGTGAATACCTttgtctacttt TTTAAcaccctctcctctgcctttcgtattattttgtctgtttttgataATCTCGACTGGTGTCTCTTGAGCATTCCTTCAGTAATCACTCTGTGTTTCCCAACTGTCAGCCCCTTTTTGCTCATGGGCTGCGACTGCAGTGTATTGATGCCGAGCTTTCTCTGGTTAAGGAATATAAAATCCCTTTGTCTTATGAGAAATATGTAA